A region from the Parasphingopyxis sp. CP4 genome encodes:
- a CDS encoding helix-turn-helix domain-containing protein, with protein MSEEGSEDAALFESQVGTRLREARESQGISLDDIAKTTRIPLRQLQNIENSDYEKLPAPTYSTGFVKAYALAVGLDAPALAKEFREEINYRSAGEAAGDFFEPTDPSRVPPRTLAWIAAAIAVVLIAGYALWRSGMFGLDSDDRARMAAGTDEPIATESAQTETASTPATPPPTEGAVVIEATDTVWLRIYEQDSGERIYEAELQAGDRYEVPSDAERPAIRTGRADGLRITVGGQPVDPIGPPQTVISDVSLLPADLAQPRPQTSGPSVN; from the coding sequence ATGTCGGAAGAAGGTAGCGAAGACGCTGCGTTGTTCGAATCCCAAGTAGGGACGAGACTTCGCGAAGCTCGAGAGAGCCAAGGCATTTCGCTCGACGACATTGCCAAAACTACCCGTATACCCTTGCGGCAATTGCAAAATATTGAAAATAGCGATTACGAAAAATTACCTGCGCCCACCTACAGCACCGGTTTCGTAAAGGCCTATGCCTTGGCGGTTGGCCTGGATGCCCCGGCACTGGCCAAAGAATTTCGCGAAGAAATCAACTATCGTTCAGCGGGCGAAGCCGCAGGCGACTTTTTCGAACCGACCGACCCGTCGCGGGTCCCCCCTCGTACATTGGCATGGATAGCCGCAGCCATCGCTGTTGTGCTGATTGCTGGCTATGCGCTGTGGCGGAGCGGCATGTTTGGTCTGGATAGTGACGATCGTGCACGCATGGCGGCCGGCACAGACGAACCAATTGCCACAGAATCCGCCCAGACCGAGACAGCATCGACCCCGGCTACGCCTCCACCGACAGAAGGCGCGGTCGTCATCGAAGCAACCGATACGGTCTGGCTGAGAATTTACGAGCAAGACAGCGGCGAGCGCATTTATGAAGCCGAACTGCAGGCTGGCGATCGGTATGAAGTGCCGAGCGATGCCGAGCGCCCCGCTATTCGCACAGGTCGCGCCGATGGATTGCGCATTACAGTTGGCGGCCAACCTGTCGATCCGATCGGCCCACCGCAGACCGTTATCAGCGACGTGAGTCTGCTGCCGGCAGACCTGGCCCAGCCGCGTCCGCAAACAAGCGGCCCGTCAGTCAACTAA
- the ftsH gene encoding ATP-dependent zinc metalloprotease FtsH: MNDDKDPQEGGSNPWMKSLFIWAGILVALILFVTMFDSGTAQADETLPYSDFLDRVEQSEVQQVEINEGFVTGTLTDQTTFRTDLPPRVAVPVDEMRDAGVEITGRPAEQASIWTYVLLNLLPFILIFGIAFLIIRQMQKNAGGGAMGFGKSKAKMLTERQGKVTFEDVAGIDEAREELQEIVEFLKDPGKFSRLGGQIPKGALLVGSPGTGKTLLARAIAGEADVPFFTISGSDFVEMFVGVGASRVRDMFEQAKKNAPCIVFIDEIDAVGRHRGAGLGNGNDEREQTLNQLLVEMDGFEANEGIIIIAATNRPDVLDPALLRPGRFDRQVVVPRPDIEGREKILDVHMKKVPLAPDVDSRTIARGTPGFSGADLANLVNEAALLAARKGKRLVAMDEFEEAKDKVMMGSERKSMVMTEDEKKSTAYHEAGHALVSLHVEGCDPLHKVTIIPRGRALGVTWNLPDRDRYSMSMQQMKARLALCFGGRIAEQLIYGEDSLNTGASNDIQQATDMARSMVMEYGMSEKLGWLRYRDNQDEVFLGHSVARNQQVSEETAKLIDAEVRRLIEEAEGVARTVLTDNIDELHKLAQALLEFETLSGDEAKKAIKGEDIGRDNDRDDKAKAVPTGGSSIPKTKPRKRPFGGPAPEGA, from the coding sequence ATGAACGACGATAAAGATCCCCAAGAGGGTGGCAGCAATCCCTGGATGAAAAGCCTTTTCATCTGGGCCGGTATTTTGGTCGCCCTGATCCTGTTCGTCACAATGTTCGACAGTGGCACCGCACAGGCCGATGAAACCCTCCCTTATTCGGATTTCCTCGACCGGGTCGAGCAAAGTGAAGTCCAACAGGTCGAGATTAATGAGGGCTTTGTCACGGGCACACTGACCGATCAGACCACCTTCCGAACGGATCTTCCGCCGCGCGTCGCAGTCCCGGTCGACGAAATGCGGGATGCTGGTGTCGAGATCACCGGTCGTCCGGCGGAGCAAGCGAGCATCTGGACCTATGTCCTGCTCAATCTCCTGCCCTTCATCCTGATCTTTGGCATCGCCTTCCTGATCATCCGGCAAATGCAGAAAAATGCCGGCGGCGGCGCAATGGGCTTCGGCAAATCCAAGGCCAAGATGCTGACCGAGCGCCAGGGCAAAGTAACCTTCGAAGACGTCGCCGGGATCGACGAAGCCCGCGAAGAGCTGCAAGAGATTGTCGAATTCCTGAAGGACCCGGGAAAATTCTCGCGCCTTGGCGGTCAAATTCCAAAAGGCGCATTGCTGGTTGGTTCACCGGGTACGGGTAAAACGCTGCTTGCGCGCGCCATCGCTGGCGAAGCTGACGTCCCCTTCTTCACGATCTCAGGCTCCGACTTTGTCGAGATGTTTGTCGGTGTCGGCGCCAGCCGTGTCCGCGACATGTTCGAACAAGCCAAGAAGAATGCACCCTGCATCGTGTTCATTGACGAAATCGATGCGGTCGGTCGCCATCGCGGCGCTGGCCTCGGCAATGGCAATGACGAACGCGAACAGACGCTCAACCAGCTGCTGGTCGAGATGGACGGTTTCGAAGCCAATGAAGGCATCATCATCATCGCCGCCACTAACCGGCCCGATGTGCTCGATCCCGCATTGCTCCGTCCCGGTCGGTTCGATCGTCAGGTCGTCGTACCGCGACCCGATATCGAAGGCCGCGAAAAGATCCTTGATGTCCATATGAAGAAGGTGCCGCTCGCACCCGATGTGGATTCCCGGACGATTGCGCGGGGCACACCCGGTTTTTCCGGCGCTGATCTCGCCAATCTTGTGAACGAAGCCGCGCTGCTCGCGGCCCGTAAAGGCAAGCGTCTTGTCGCGATGGACGAGTTTGAAGAGGCCAAGGACAAGGTCATGATGGGTTCCGAACGGAAATCCATGGTGATGACCGAGGACGAGAAGAAATCGACCGCCTATCACGAGGCGGGCCATGCGCTCGTCTCATTGCACGTCGAAGGCTGCGACCCGCTCCATAAGGTTACCATCATTCCGCGCGGTCGTGCGCTGGGTGTGACCTGGAACCTGCCGGATCGCGATCGCTATTCCATGTCGATGCAGCAGATGAAGGCGCGGCTCGCGCTCTGTTTTGGCGGCCGGATTGCCGAACAGCTCATCTATGGCGAAGATTCGCTGAACACCGGCGCGTCCAACGATATCCAGCAGGCCACCGACATGGCTCGCTCGATGGTTATGGAATATGGCATGAGCGAAAAGCTAGGCTGGCTGCGCTATCGCGACAATCAGGACGAGGTGTTCCTCGGCCATTCGGTCGCCCGCAACCAGCAGGTCTCCGAAGAAACGGCCAAGCTCATCGACGCCGAAGTCCGCCGCCTGATCGAAGAAGCCGAAGGTGTTGCCCGGACAGTGCTGACCGACAATATCGACGAGCTGCACAAGCTCGCCCAAGCGCTGCTCGAGTTCGAAACCCTGAGCGGCGACGAAGCCAAGAAAGCGATCAAGGGCGAAGATATCGGTCGAGACAATGATCGTGATGACAAGGCGAAAGCGGTTCCCACTGGCGGATCAAGCATTCCGAAGACAAAGCCGCGCAAGCGGCCGTTCGGCGGCCCCGCCCCTGAAGGCGCCTAG
- the ptsP gene encoding phosphoenolpyruvate--protein phosphotransferase, with product MSFAEATTASREILTGLHDVMASRTHAQAKLNRVVEIIGEALNSEVCSIYLLREGVLELYATLGLNQDAVHVTKLAMGEGLVGVIADSGRILNLDEATAHPDFAYKPETGEETYHSFAGIPIIHHERTVGVLAVQHADPRPYDDVEIEALQTVAMVLAELIANAELIDDGGPDGEAARQTEAMRLTGQKLVVGMAEGVAVFHQPRVNIEHTVADDTEAERARVYAAFGKMREQIDALANQADFGAGGEHQDVLETYKMFAYDEGWSRRINAAIDSGLTAEAAIERVQQRTRARMHEIDDPLLAERMHDLEDLANRLIRIVAGQLGTAAQLGLRNDSILIARNLGPAELLEYDRRRLKGVVLEEGSLTAHVTIVARAMGVPVLGQVSDVRRLIHDGDELLLDVQEGTVYVRPSPTMVEAFETKLDRMRQKRAEYEALREAEPETKCGKRLQIMVNAGLREDVTSSSLSGADGIGLFRTEFQFLVSATLPRREAQQKMYKDVLESAGDRPVIFRTLDIGGDKSVPYLRTDAIKEENPAMGWRALRLSLDREGLMKVQARALIEAAAGKTLNVMFPMVSEPWEFDEARALFESQRVWLEDNHHMLPHDIRYGCMLEVPALAEALDLLLPRLDFLSIGTNDLTQFLFAADRSDPRIADRYDWLSPAILRFVRRIVREAKAAGVPATICGEMGGRPIEAMALIGLGVEQLSITPAAVGTIKAMIRSLDATQLEQSMEEWLAEPPPDMRQTLLDWAEQRSVAIG from the coding sequence ATGAGTTTTGCCGAAGCCACCACCGCCTCCCGGGAGATTCTCACCGGGCTCCACGATGTTATGGCGTCGCGCACGCACGCCCAGGCAAAGTTGAATCGTGTTGTCGAGATTATCGGCGAAGCGCTGAATAGCGAAGTCTGCTCGATCTACCTGCTACGCGAAGGTGTGCTGGAGCTCTATGCAACACTCGGCCTCAACCAGGACGCAGTCCATGTAACCAAGCTTGCCATGGGGGAAGGCCTGGTCGGTGTGATCGCCGATAGCGGCCGAATCCTGAACCTCGATGAAGCGACCGCCCATCCGGACTTCGCGTACAAACCGGAAACCGGTGAGGAAACCTATCACAGCTTTGCGGGTATCCCGATCATCCACCACGAGCGTACCGTCGGCGTGCTGGCGGTTCAGCATGCCGATCCGCGCCCCTATGACGATGTCGAGATCGAAGCGCTGCAAACCGTCGCGATGGTGCTTGCCGAGCTGATCGCCAATGCCGAGCTGATCGACGATGGCGGCCCGGACGGCGAAGCCGCACGCCAGACCGAAGCGATGCGGCTAACCGGCCAGAAACTGGTTGTCGGCATGGCCGAAGGCGTTGCCGTGTTTCACCAGCCGCGCGTCAATATCGAACATACGGTCGCCGACGATACCGAGGCGGAGCGCGCGCGCGTCTACGCCGCCTTCGGCAAGATGCGCGAACAGATTGACGCGCTCGCCAATCAGGCCGATTTCGGCGCTGGCGGCGAACATCAGGACGTTCTCGAAACCTATAAGATGTTCGCCTATGACGAGGGCTGGAGCCGCCGGATCAACGCGGCCATCGATAGCGGACTGACCGCCGAAGCCGCGATCGAGCGTGTCCAGCAACGCACCCGGGCGCGGATGCACGAAATTGACGATCCCTTGCTCGCGGAACGGATGCACGATCTGGAAGATCTCGCCAACCGATTGATCCGGATCGTGGCGGGACAGCTCGGGACTGCCGCCCAGCTGGGACTGCGCAATGATTCCATATTGATCGCGCGCAATCTGGGCCCGGCCGAATTGCTTGAATATGACCGCCGCCGGCTAAAGGGCGTGGTCCTCGAGGAAGGGTCTCTCACAGCCCATGTCACCATTGTTGCGCGCGCCATGGGTGTGCCGGTGCTTGGTCAGGTTTCCGATGTCCGCCGGCTGATCCATGATGGCGATGAGCTGTTGCTCGATGTCCAGGAAGGCACGGTCTATGTCAGGCCCTCCCCGACAATGGTCGAAGCCTTTGAAACAAAGCTTGATCGGATGCGCCAGAAACGCGCCGAATATGAAGCGCTGCGCGAAGCGGAACCGGAAACCAAATGTGGCAAGCGGCTCCAGATCATGGTCAATGCCGGGTTGCGCGAAGATGTAACGAGCTCGAGCCTCTCTGGCGCTGACGGCATCGGGCTGTTTCGCACGGAGTTCCAGTTTCTCGTTTCAGCCACCCTGCCCCGCCGCGAAGCGCAGCAGAAAATGTACAAGGACGTGCTTGAATCCGCTGGCGACAGACCGGTGATCTTCCGCACGCTCGATATCGGCGGCGACAAATCCGTTCCCTATCTGCGCACCGACGCGATCAAGGAAGAAAATCCGGCGATGGGCTGGCGCGCATTGCGCCTGTCGCTCGATCGCGAAGGCCTGATGAAGGTGCAAGCCCGCGCGCTGATCGAGGCGGCAGCCGGCAAAACGCTCAACGTGATGTTTCCGATGGTTTCCGAACCCTGGGAGTTTGATGAAGCCCGGGCGCTGTTTGAATCGCAGCGTGTCTGGCTTGAAGATAACCACCACATGCTGCCCCATGATATTCGCTATGGCTGCATGCTGGAGGTCCCGGCGCTCGCCGAAGCGCTGGACCTGCTTCTGCCGCGGCTCGATTTCCTGTCGATTGGCACCAATGATCTGACCCAGTTCCTGTTTGCCGCCGATCGCTCCGATCCGCGCATCGCCGATCGTTACGACTGGTTGAGCCCGGCAATCCTGCGCTTCGTGCGCCGTATTGTCCGCGAGGCCAAGGCAGCGGGTGTGCCGGCCACAATCTGCGGCGAAATGGGCGGCCGACCGATCGAAGCGATGGCGCTGATCGGGCTCGGCGTCGAACAATTATCCATTACGCCTGCGGCAGTGGGAACCATTAAGGCGATGATCCGTTCACTGGATGCAACGCAGCTGGAACAAAGCATGGAGGAATGGCTCGCCGAGCCTCCACCTGATATGCGACAGACTCTGCTCGACTGGGCAGAACAACGGTCGGTCGCAATCGGCTGA
- the tilS gene encoding tRNA lysidine(34) synthetase TilS — MTQSPLLDRFRTATEALTGTVPSRDRRLGIAVSGGPDSMALLALAAEAYSGAVSAATIDHGLRPEAAEEAEHVAAICRQLDIPHAILTPAEPIKGNLQSSAREARYALLGEWRSETLIEWIATAHHADDQLETVLMRLLRGSGVDGLSAIRPINGAIIRPLLGVRKAELSDYLETRDIAAVSDPSNTDRQFDRVRMRDALADFPDFDPERIELSIAAMRDASEALEWMTDQAAATHINTGAKEAILTPVDLPNELLRRLVQRCLNVVDPEYPRRGEALDRTIAALLAGKNCTIGQILCAVEKTGNWRFSAAPPRKTG; from the coding sequence ATGACGCAATCGCCCCTGCTTGACCGGTTCCGGACCGCTACCGAAGCGCTGACCGGCACTGTGCCCAGCCGTGATCGACGGCTCGGCATTGCCGTTTCCGGCGGGCCGGACAGCATGGCGTTGCTGGCCTTGGCAGCCGAGGCATATTCCGGTGCAGTTTCGGCCGCGACGATTGATCACGGCCTCCGGCCCGAAGCCGCTGAGGAAGCAGAACATGTGGCAGCCATTTGTCGACAGCTGGATATCCCTCATGCGATCCTCACACCGGCTGAACCGATTAAGGGCAATCTCCAATCATCGGCTCGCGAGGCGCGCTATGCGCTGCTGGGCGAATGGCGCAGCGAAACGCTGATCGAGTGGATCGCCACCGCCCATCATGCTGACGACCAGCTTGAAACGGTGTTGATGCGTCTGCTGCGCGGGAGTGGTGTCGACGGACTGTCCGCCATCCGCCCGATCAATGGCGCCATCATCCGACCGCTGCTGGGCGTCCGCAAGGCAGAATTGTCTGACTATCTGGAGACCCGCGATATTGCCGCGGTATCGGACCCCAGCAACACTGATCGCCAGTTTGACCGGGTGCGTATGCGTGACGCGCTGGCCGACTTTCCGGATTTCGATCCGGAACGAATTGAGCTCAGTATTGCGGCGATGCGGGATGCCAGTGAAGCACTTGAGTGGATGACCGACCAGGCTGCGGCGACGCACATCAACACAGGCGCAAAAGAGGCAATATTGACCCCAGTTGACCTGCCAAATGAATTGCTGCGCCGCCTTGTTCAACGCTGCCTGAATGTGGTCGATCCGGAATATCCGCGGCGTGGCGAGGCCCTGGACCGCACAATTGCGGCATTATTGGCTGGAAAAAACTGCACGATCGGCCAGATTCTCTGCGCGGTCGAAAAGACTGGAAACTGGCGCTTTTCTGCGGCACCTCCGCGAAAAACGGGCTGA